A segment of the Lusitaniella coriacea LEGE 07157 genome:
CATCGTATTTGTAGGTAACAGTCTCCGTGGGAGTTTGCGCCTGCACCATCCGATTCTGGTCATCCCAGACATAAAAACAATTACCAATTCGCAATTCGCAATTCGCAATTGAAGAGGCAGTTGGCAATTGGCAGGTAGGCAGTAGGAAAATTCGCGATCGCGTCCTCTAATACACAATCGCGTGCCGACTTGAAGCTTTCCTAAATTCGCGATCGCGCATCGGGTAAAAAATAATCGCGTACTGAACTTCAATCTCCCTGAAACCCAACGAGCGCACCTAATTGCGAATTGCGAACTGACAATTGCGAATTGGATTGATCGCGTGCTTTATTGGATGATACGATCGCGGACTGAAATCAAAGATCGCGCGACAGGTTCAATTCAACAATGCGATCGCGTGGATAATCGCGTGACAATTACCAATTACCAGTGACTAATTACTAATTCCGCGATCGCGTCCCCTTCCAAAAATGATCGCGCACCTTCTTCAAAAACCTCTGAATCCGCGATCGCGCACTGGAGAAATTGATACTCTATAATCCCGAGATTGCGCACCAACTTAAAATTGCCTTGAAACCGCGATCACGGCGTTGCGACAGCAATGCCATCGCGAACTCTTTTTCTTAACTCGCGAAAATCAATACAAAACTCAATAATTAAGCACTTTTCCAATTTTTTTGATCTCCACGTATGTCCTATCTCTTCTAGACAAAAACGCTTTACTCCCAATCCGGTATAATAGTGTTGTGCAAAATAGCATTTTTTAAGCCAATCCCTTCTATGTCTGTGTTGCTTAGGTTTGCTTCAGTCAAGTTGGCTCTATTTAGGTCAATACCTATCAAGTTTGCACCTGTTAAGTTTGCACCTGTTAAGTTTGCACCTGTTAAGTTTACACCTTCTAGATTAGCTGAACTTAAGTCGGTCTTAGTTAGATTAGAATAACTTAAATTTGAACCACGCAAATTAGCATTACTTAAGTTAGCCTCGCTTAAATCTGCCTTTGATGCGGACACTTCAAAGAAAGCTCCTATTACATTGGCATTAATTAAGTTAATTCTGCCCTTTAGAATGACATCTCTTAGATTAGCGTCTTTTAAAAGAGCATTCTGCAAATTAACATTAAAAAAACTAGAGCCACATAAATTGGATTCGCTTAAATTTGTACTATTCAGATTAGTACCGTTCAAGTCTGCACATAATAACAAAACACCCATCAAATTTGCATCTGTCAGGTCTGCGTTAGTTAAGTCAACAGCACCTAAATGGGCACCCGTTAAGTTCACACCTATTAAGTTAGTATCTCTCAGATTACAGCCTGCTAAGTCAGATTCGTGGAGATTAGCATGGCTTAAATTAGCGCCATAGAGGTCAGAACTGGTTAAATTAGTATGGCTTAAATTAGCATTACTCAAATTAATATTTCTTAAGTTTAAGTTTTTCAACTCAGAACAACTAATATCTATTCCAGAAAAATCTCTTTTACCTGCTATATACTCTTCAAGTAAATTTTCCCAATACATAATATCACCTTATTTTTGATAAAACTACCTGAAGCCTTGTTTTTTAACAGCAGATAGTATTACTACGATCACTCCTTGTTTAAGAGCAGCGCGAGCTATTCTCTCATGCATAGCTCGATTTCCAGAGTAGAAGGTAGTAAAGCTTACTATAGGGAGAGTTTGGTGTTTTTTTGCGTATCTTGTCATAGCTAACCATTGATCTGGATCGGCTGAATATTCACTAATTATCGATCTTACTGCAATCTTGAAATCGCCAATCAGCCAGCCCTTTTCCTTTGTACTTACATTTTCTTTTGGTTTCACGGGACTAATGATATAATCTGGTCTGGGATCTGTTGCCCAGCCAGCCTTTCTGATGAAATCAACTAAGTCCAGTTGATTACATCCAAATCCATTTGCAGATGGATCACCGTTTATTTTGACTCCTGCCTCCAAGTAAATATGGTTTAAGATTTCTGAGCCTGCTTCTCCAAAAACTTTACATATATTTTTTGTAATTAAATCTTCAAATACATTTCCCGCTTTGAAAGTATTATTGTTCTTGCCAAAGGTAGATTTTACCTCTTTGAAGCCGCTTAGTTGTGGTACGAATGGCATTAAAGATCTCAAAAGCAAATCGCTAGTTACTTCCTGTATCCTCTCCCTAAGATAATCTTTTAGCTCAGCACCAAGCAAGCTTTTGATGCTACCTAATTGATCTTGTATATTTTGAGCAGCACTCAACTCAGTAATCGTAAACATCCCCGTGGGATCGCTATAAATGAGCGGATTATTATAAACAAACTGATAAGGATTGGAACTCTCCGGCTCAGTTTCAATCAAATCCACCGGGTCGCGACTAACAAACCGTCCCACCTCCGGGTCATAATACCTCGCCCTCATGTGATAGAAATCCGTATTCGACTCCAACCACTGACCCTGGAAGCGGAAATCTCCTCCCACCTCTGCTGGCAATCCCTCTGGAGTTCGCAGATTCCCAAAACTATCGTACTCGAACCCAGTTACCTGAGAACCCGCACCATCCGCTAACCCAATCACACTCCCCATCCCATCAAAACAATTCGCAATTACCAATTCGCAATTCGCAATTGGGGAGGGAGTGGGCAATTGGCAGGTAGGCAGTAGGAAGAGGTTGGTTGTGATTTATTCTTCTGTTGCTCCCGAATCAAGGAGTAGCTGGATAATTTCAGTATGTCCACCTTGCTGCGCAAAAAATAAAGCAGTCCTGCCATCTCTATTTTTTACGTTGACATTTGCCCCCGCCTCGATCGAGATTTCAGCGACTTTTAAAGCATTAGAGTCTGCGGCGAGCATCAGTGGAGTCATATCTTCGATGCAATTTTCTAGCTCGGCTCCCGCTTCAATTAGGAGATTAACGA
Coding sequences within it:
- a CDS encoding pentapeptide repeat-containing protein translates to MYWENLLEEYIAGKRDFSGIDISCSELKNLNLRNINLSNANLSHTNLTSSDLYGANLSHANLHESDLAGCNLRDTNLIGVNLTGAHLGAVDLTNADLTDANLMGVLLLCADLNGTNLNSTNLSESNLCGSSFFNVNLQNALLKDANLRDVILKGRINLINANVIGAFFEVSASKADLSEANLSNANLRGSNLSYSNLTKTDLSSANLEGVNLTGANLTGANLTGANLIGIDLNRANLTEANLSNTDIEGIGLKNAILHNTIIPDWE
- a CDS encoding RHS repeat domain-containing protein, whose translation is MVIANCFDGMGSVIGLADGAGSQVTGFEYDSFGNLRTPEGLPAEVGGDFRFQGQWLESNTDFYHMRARYYDPEVGRFVSRDPVDLIETEPESSNPYQFVYNNPLIYSDPTGMFTITELSAAQNIQDQLGSIKSLLGAELKDYLRERIQEVTSDLLLRSLMPFVPQLSGFKEVKSTFGKNNNTFKAGNVFEDLITKNICKVFGEAGSEILNHIYLEAGVKINGDPSANGFGCNQLDLVDFIRKAGWATDPRPDYIISPVKPKENVSTKEKGWLIGDFKIAVRSIISEYSADPDQWLAMTRYAKKHQTLPIVSFTTFYSGNRAMHERIARAALKQGVIVVILSAVKKQGFR